One genomic segment of Intestinimonas butyriciproducens includes these proteins:
- a CDS encoding stage III sporulation protein AB, giving the protein MIRWIGALLLMAGAAGLGLGAAAQLRTRVASLRSLVGALGQLERELTFRLTPMPELMERLARQSQGPAAYLFAHCRDHLWELGEKSFGQLWREALDGEPDLLLDERESQILLELGEVLGRYDVEGQSGALRNSVLELGRCLAGAEEEQRRLGRVYTTLGLGSGAMLVILLL; this is encoded by the coding sequence ATGATCCGGTGGATTGGAGCGCTCCTCCTGATGGCGGGCGCGGCAGGTCTGGGCTTAGGCGCGGCGGCACAGCTTCGGACAAGAGTGGCCAGTCTGCGCTCCCTGGTGGGGGCCCTGGGTCAACTGGAGAGGGAGCTTACGTTTCGCCTTACGCCGATGCCGGAGCTGATGGAGCGGCTGGCACGGCAGTCACAGGGGCCGGCGGCCTATCTGTTCGCACACTGCAGGGACCACCTCTGGGAGCTGGGCGAAAAGAGCTTTGGCCAGCTATGGAGAGAGGCGCTGGACGGCGAACCTGACCTCCTACTGGACGAACGGGAAAGTCAGATCCTGCTCGAGTTGGGCGAAGTATTGGGGAGATATGACGTGGAAGGACAGAGCGGGGCCCTGCGGAATTCGGTGCTGGAGCTGGGGCGATGTCTCGCCGGGGCGGAAGAAGAGCAGCGGAGGCTGGGAAGGGTCTACACCACGCTGGGACTGGGCTCCGGGGCCATGCTGGTTATTCTGTTGTTATGA
- a CDS encoding stage III sporulation protein AB: MRAPEEAYAVERFEQAAALLPHELRQGVQRLSTAEKARAEEFRLRAGRPPMVADPTGERTVPGCGQCPITAADLTGVLEVASQASTHTVLDRVKSGFVTVRGGYRVGLCGSAVMKDGEVCNVKQISSLAIRIAREVPGAGAEVLPQLWEAGTLQSTLLLSPPGGGKTTLLRDLIRRISDGVGGPPLRVGVVDERGELAAMYNGVPMTQVGIRTDVMDGCPKAAGLMMLLRGMNPQVLAADEITAPEDVEALEQAAGCGVALLCSAHGGTPDDLRRRPLYRRLLAGGIFRQAVLIELRGGRRNYRVVPLEEGLR, from the coding sequence GTGCGGGCTCCGGAAGAGGCATATGCGGTCGAGCGGTTTGAACAGGCGGCGGCGCTGCTACCGCATGAACTCAGACAAGGGGTGCAGAGGCTTTCGACAGCAGAGAAGGCCAGAGCAGAAGAGTTTCGGCTTCGGGCGGGCAGACCGCCGATGGTTGCAGATCCGACGGGGGAACGGACGGTACCGGGCTGCGGTCAATGCCCGATCACCGCCGCCGATCTGACGGGAGTACTGGAGGTTGCCAGTCAGGCGTCGACACATACGGTATTGGACCGGGTAAAAAGCGGCTTTGTTACTGTCCGGGGCGGATATCGGGTGGGTCTATGTGGAAGTGCGGTGATGAAGGATGGAGAAGTATGCAATGTAAAACAGATCTCTTCGCTTGCCATCCGGATCGCCCGGGAGGTCCCGGGGGCGGGAGCTGAGGTCTTGCCGCAGTTGTGGGAGGCAGGCACCCTGCAGAGTACGCTCCTTCTCTCGCCGCCCGGCGGAGGGAAGACGACTCTCCTGCGGGATTTGATTCGCCGCATTTCCGACGGTGTTGGAGGGCCGCCCCTTCGAGTGGGGGTGGTCGACGAGCGTGGGGAGCTTGCCGCCATGTATAACGGCGTCCCAATGACACAAGTGGGGATAAGAACGGATGTGATGGACGGGTGCCCCAAGGCGGCAGGTCTGATGATGCTGCTGCGCGGGATGAACCCTCAGGTCCTGGCGGCGGATGAGATCACGGCGCCGGAGGATGTGGAGGCGCTGGAGCAGGCAGCCGGCTGTGGAGTCGCCCTCTTGTGCAGCGCGCACGGGGGGACGCCGGACGACCTGCGGCGGCGTCCTCTGTACCGCCGGCTTCTGGCAGGCGGTATCTTTCGCCAGGCGGTTCTCATCGAGCTGCGCGGGGGCAGGCGGAACTACCGAGTAGTGCCGCTGGAGGAGGGGTTGAGATGA